The window GTGAACCCCACGCTCGTCTGGGGCCACAGTGTGCCCCTTGCCCCTGAGGAGGGGAGGCTGGAAAACCATCCAGGAAGCCGGAGTTAGGGCTCCTGCCAGGAGGGGAAATCAGGGTGTGCCACAGAGGAGTCCTGGCAGACTGCAGCGGGAGACTGATGGCTTCCTTGTGTTTTGTAAACAAAGATGAGTAAAAAGAGGAAACACAGCCGGCTTAACAAAATCTGGTTAGAGTGAAGCAGCGTGAAAACAGCCTCAGCTGCAAAACCTGAAGGGTCGGGCCTGCCTGCAGCAGCTGGCAGGGCACCCCGCCTCCTGCTTCCCGCCCCCAGCTGCTGCCCGGGACAGGTGCAAAGGTCATGTGGCGGAACAGGAGGAAAATCCAGGAAAAGACTGGTCCCCAGAGACGCCTGTCTGCTGGAATTCCAAGTCTCCTCAGGTGCCTGTTTGAAAAGGCCAAGTAACAATAACAGCCACAATCATGACAAGAATAGTAGCACTGAGTGTGTCAGGCTCTGAGTCTTCTACAAAGTGTGAAGACTTTGCTGGTCCGTGGACCAGCAGTCTCAGCACCACCTGGGAGCTTACTAGAAATGTAGATCTACTGACtcagaatgtgcatttttaacaagatccccacaTGACTTGGAGACTCCATTAAACTCCTTTGGCCCTTCTCGACAATCCTGTGAGATTGTTAcatatcattatccccattttacagacaagaatgTTGAGAGTTCAAGAACTTGGCCACATGGCTACTAAGTGGCAGGGACTGAATGGAATCCAGACCACCTGGCCCTAGAGCAATGTCTTTACCCATTATCATTATTCTCTGGGCACCACCACACAACTTTCTTTATGCCAAAGCAGaccctttcttctcctcttctctaaATCCTATCAAAATAGCTCAATGGCCAAGGAAGGGAGATCACAATTCTATGTTGTGGGGCCTGGGCCAATCCCATTTCTGTatgcctcagtttttttccccaaatgcccCTAATGGAGGCTGCCTGGGTAACTTCCGGGGCCCTGAGGTATCTGGGGATGAGGGCAATGCAGCACCCTCAGTCCCATCATTTGGGGGTGTTGGGGGACCCAGAAGCAGCTATGGGCCAGAGCGTGCTGTCAGAGAGGAAGGCCGAGGTCTTGCTGGGAGACATAGGCATGCCTAGGTGCAGAGGCAGGGCCACAGACCCACCGCTGGAAAGAACCTGAGTCCCAAGCCTCTGCCTGTGACAGGCCTCAGGGTACAAGGCACTTTGGGCGGTGGGTGGCTCCCTGGGCCAGGACTCAGAGGACCTGGCTGTAGGCGGGAGATTCCCACCAGCTTGTCTGCGAGTCCTCACTTCCCTTGTAAGAGAAATGTAAGCATGGTATTAGATCAGCAGTTCCCAAACCTGACTGTGTCACAGAATCCACTGAGGTGCTGTTAGAAATACAGAGTCCCAGGGTTCCACCCAGGCCAACTGGGTCAGAATCCCCAGGGAAGCAGTCCAGGAATTTGTACATTGAACAAACTCTCTGggtgacattttttatttttttattctatttatttaattatttttaagcttttgactctttaagtaatctctacacctaacacggggctcgaactcacaactctgagttCGAGGCCCATGCTCCACTGACCAGGCCCACTAGGTGCCCTAGGGCAACGTTTTTTAAATCAGAAGTAACATTGTATATTTTAGTCATCAAAGTAATACATGTTAActgtagaaaaattggaaaatacaagaGGTGAGacggaagaaaataaaatcacttgtgCTCTTGCAGCCTAGAagaaaacacttcatttttttttttttttccagtctctttCAATCTCTTCTCATCAGAATAATGACTTGGCCAAGCCAGAGGTAAATCCTGCCCAGGTGGTTCTGAGGCAGCCAGGCCACAGACCAGCATTTGGAAACCACTGAGGTGCTTTCCGATTCTGAGGTTTGGGATGTGAAGTTTGTCATCCACAATTACCCTCAGGATTACAATTCCGAGCTCCAACAGCTGAATCCAGCCAGCCTCTCGGAGGGTCCGGGTGGGCCGGGAGACCAGGCTGCCTCGTACTGAGTTAAGCTGGCTGCATGGCAGCTGAGAGAGCAGTAAGAGCAGGGCCTGGTAACCAGTCCATGGCCTCAGTCGTCCCTTCTCTGGGCACAAGAAGATGCCACACAAATTCCACTTAGCCTTCTCTTGCCACAGGGCAATCCCTGAAAGGCCCTCTTCTGAAAAGAAACCAAGCTGCATCTCACCAAAATTATCAAAGAATGCCCTGATCATGAAGAAACCAAGCACTTAACAAAACTATCAAAGAATGTCCTGATCAATaacaaatacaatattaaaaaaaaaaaaattacacaaaaggGCCTgaccagaaaggaaagagaaaggacatgAAGGGAGGCCAGTGAGAAAAACAGTAAGGAGGAAGGAAATCGACAGTCACTGAACAGGATGAGGTACACAAAGACACCACAATGCCAGAGAACATGGGTCCTTCCAGCAGAAGGTATGGAGgagcagggaagaaggaaggggaaccAGGAAAGAGTAGGCTTGGCCTCTCATGCTCATGGTACAGCATGGAACGCAGCACCCGAGATCAGTGAGTGCAAACCTTCAGAGCAGGACCTTCCTCTCCCAGAGTTAGCTAGAGTACCCTTCTAAGTCCAGAAACCTGCAAGAAGTGGGGGTTCTAAGAAGGCACAGTCAAGGTGGGCGCTTAGGGATTGGAGATGGAGGCACAAGGGATGGGGAGCTGCTGGGGATTGAAGTTTCCACTTGAttttagccaaaaggccgagaagtgaTTGGGATTGAAGTTTCCACCAGAAGACCTCAAACTGAGAGTttagagggacagaggagaggaaaaaaaagagaggtgaaTGCCCTGTGGGAAAGGGATCCAACCTGGTGGATAAAAATATCCTCTTCAGTTAAGACAGCATAGGCAGGTACTAGAGACCCAGGGCTCTTCTTTGACGGTCCCACTTCCTTGCTGTGGTCAGGGGATGAAGGCAATCAGCTGACAAGGGTTCAAGTCACCCCCactgggcacacagtaggtacttaaCAAATGCACACTGGACCGACTACAGAAAAGTCAGCCTTGCAAGATAACCCACTTGTCTGAGGCCGGGAACAAGTGATGTCTGGCCAGGTCTAAAGATGTACTTGATGTGATAGTATCAGCCTCTTGCCTAGGGAGAGGCCCAACTAGTAAaaggcttttcttcttcttcttctgtttttttttttttttttttttttttttaaaagagctggCTGTGGTGTCTGACAAGGTTGGATTACACAAATCAAACTGTCCCATGTGGCCTCTGCCCTAAGCACAGtgttccctccccttcccccagataagaatctccctctgcctctctccctttggaTCCAATTCACACCCTCTGGGCGCTTTGTGTGTCACCAGTATTCCAGATGCTTCAGCAAAAGCTAATTCACCCCCGAAGGACTAGAGGAAAGAACACCCATATACTGTGGCCCTGCTCGAAAAGAACCCTGCCAATTTTACCAAACAGACAGCGATTCATAGTATCTTATACTGAGAGATAAGATCCaatctacccatttcttcttcctaaagATCTGGAACACAGGAAGGACACATATTatcaatcccattttacagatggggaaacaaagGCTCAGAAACATCCCTCCAAGCAAATTAGTTGGCAGGGACtgggggtgggcggtggggtTATTCAGACCCCTGTCTTCTAACTCCATAGCTATGTTATTCTGCTAAAATATTACAGTGTATTTATTCACACTGTGGAAAGTAGTACTAACTTTTCAAAGAGAATCACCACTGAACTGCTCCCCTAGTATGTTTAAAGACATTGTTTCCAGATCATTAACTATTTAGTAAGGATGCCGTGGACCAGAAAAACATAAACCTTCCAGAGGCAGAGCAAACTGAAGATCAAACAGAAATAAAGCTAAAAACTGCTCTGAAAGGATGACTTCAGGTCATGTTCTGAAACCACACttggtttctttaaaatgcagaatttcGCATACCCTGTTTTACAGGGAGAAACATTCTCTTCCAAGTGATGTTTTCCTACCTCTCCCCTGTCTCCATGCTGCTCTAAACCCACCCTGGCGGAGGCTGAGCGGGGCAGCCTTGCCACCAAGAACAGGAATAGAGATAAGAGAGACTTCAGGAAAATTCGACCTGGAAGAAATTGAGGAGATGTTTTTGTTCAATTCAGCAAGCTTTTATCAAGCCCCCAACTGGGGCAAAGGCTTATGAAAGGCACAAAGATGAGCGAGATGTAAACTGCCCTCGATTATTCTATAATGtgagcagaagaaaacaaaagcatagaAGTAAGTTTTATGGGAGGCAGAGCCAGGTCAGGGCAGTAAGTGGGTGCTCCTTCATGCTCTTGTTTGCCAGGAGGTGCCTGGAAGCAGTGATGGGTGGTGGGAAGACTACAGTCTTAGGACTGATCAGATCTGTATGGCTCCCAGCACAGCCACTGACAGCATAACTTGGGCGCGCTGGGCTGTCTCCCTTCTCTGAACCTGTTTTCTATAAAACAGCGATGATCGGGTCCAGAAGTAGGAGGTGGCTGTGTgatcaaacaagaaaaatacacataaagcGATGGGTCTGGTGACAAGAGGGAGCAGCTCACTCCCCATGGAGGACAAGGAAAACCTGGGCCTCCCTTAACCTCCCCGACACCTCCCTCAACATCCTCTTCCTCAGAGAGGTCCAGGGGTGGAGGAGTGCTATCTTCTAAACAGACTGTTGCAGTCCTGGGGAAATCCCTGACTTTTCATTCTGAGACGGGCCAAGGTAGCTAGAGGCGGCTGGGCTCAGAAATCCAGGCTGCCAGGCTGACCAAGGGATTCTGAAACCCACAGGGCAGCCCCTTGGGCCCAGTGGCCCACTGCCCTAAGAATGCTTCTGACCCAGACGGCCGGAGTAACAGGCAACGTGGCAAaacggaaaaagaaaaaaataactccttGCCAAGAGCTTCCTCAGTGCAGCCAGTAGTGCTAACAGGACGTTGAAGCCACACCACCCTGGCAACACCAATCACTTCTCCAGGGAAGAAGGGGTAGCCTGGAGCCACTGGTTCTCAGTGGAAGACAGGAGGGTTTCCTCTATGCAACTGCAGGCCACTGGcttcagctgtgtgtgtgtggggaggggggaatgggggagggaatagagatgggggaggggatagGGCTGTGTCCACCACCCAGATCCCCAGAGCCTTTGGGGCCCCTACCTATCCTCCCACAGAGATGGCTCTGGCTCCCTCAGCCTGAGAACTGCTTCATCAAACTATCAGACAACTTAAGAACTCAAGAAAAAAACCTGCTGTGGGTGCTCCAGGCATAAGTAAGGGACAGAGGACGGAGGACTGCCAGATGTGCTGTGGGTCTACAAGACTGTGGAAAAGGAACCCTAGAGCTCTGGCTCCCAAACTGGAGCCTTAGCAGCTGGCTGTTCTCAGCCTGTCTGAGGCCAGTTCCCTAGGCAGGACAAGGCAAGCTAAGTATGGAAGAAGGCTGGACCCTCCTCTTCGCCACATACACTGACTGTTCTCGTTCTGGTCATGGAACATGCCCTCTTGCTTGCCAGACGTGATCAAAAGGCAAACTAGACATTTTTCTTCATCCTTCTTTTCTAGTACCTCTCTGAGCCCCTCCTCCCATCACCCCCTTCAcccttaagggggaaaaaaaagccaactcCCATCCCCAAGGCCCAGCTTGGTGGGGAGGGAATGAACTATCCGGAACTATAAGGCCCTTCTCCTGGAAGAGAGAGTAGTCAGGTGCAGAGTTGTGTGGGGAACTCGGCCTCTAGTCAGCCACGCTGATGACTCAGAAGCTAAATATAGTGAGCGATATAAACAGAGCCAGCCACAGAGCAAACACAGGGCCCCGAAGCCCCGGCCTGGCTCTCACGCACAGCAGCCCTCCCCagtaacacccccccccccctccccaacctcccccagcccccagccctctcctAGGTAGACCTCCCACTGCTGGAACAGAGGCTGGCTCCACAGGGACCGGCTCACTCTAAGGTGAAGCCCTGGGGCTCCTACTCAGGGCTGCCACATCTAGGGCCTGAACAACCTCATTAGCCGCAGTCTGAGCACCCCCAAAACCACTTAGCAACAAGGAAGGCATCTCAAAGGGTCAGGTAGCAGCAGTCAAGGGCCCCTGAACAAAGGATCCAGGCTGTTGGCAGATGTAAACACCACTCTGGGTACGACTTCCAAGCGAGCTCCCCAAGAACTATAAAGACAGGCCCAAGCAAAATCCTACAATCATCTTTTGGCACGTTTCCCAAAATGTTAAACTGCCCACACCTTAATAGTTATAGGTACTACAATCTCCAACGGGCTTTCACATCTGTTCTGCTAAGTAAGCATTAGAAATCGAGGTgcagaagttaaatgatttgtcTATGGACAGAAAGCTTGTGACAGAGGGAGGATTTGAACCTGAGTCTACCTTTAAGTATAGGATCCTTTCTGGAATATTGCAATTAAAGATAGTTTTTAGTGAGTATCTGAcattttcttcagatttcatttttcagaaagtcTAATTACTGTTCAGGGAATTTCCAAATTTGACTATTCTGAATGAAGCCACTCCTGGTCCAACTGAAAAAGCCATTTCCAACTCAAAGAATTCCAATGTTCTTGTGGTTTTACTCACTCAATGGTCTACagcggcttttttttttttttgattcttggCTTTTTAACATTGCCCAGAAATACCCCCCATAAATTTCAAGGTGGTGCCACTGGGATAGGAGACTTTCCTaagaggaggaggacagaagCTACTGCCCATTCTTAGGCCCATGCTGGAGAAGACTGTGGCAGGTGGAATAGAATGAAAGTAGAACCCACATCTTCTGACCCCAGCAGCTCATGAACACAGTGAGGAAGCTAACCTGTACCTCCTCCTCCCTGCAAAAGCTGGACAGACACAGAAATACCAAGGTAACTTCACAGAGCCTGAGTCAAGGTAAGCCATGGCAAGCACATCACCAGACATCTGCTGCAGAGGAACAAAGAGGAGAACcttccaggggcatctgggtggctcagtcagttgaatgtccaactcttggtttcagctcaggtcatggtcttgggtcatgagattgagtcccatatcaggctcagtgctcagcaggaagtctgcttgttcctctccctctacccctacacacacacacacacacatactctctctctctctatctaaaataaagaaataaaatcttaaaaaaaaaaaaaaaagaggggaacaTTCTACTCCTGACCCAAAGGAAGGTGGGGCATTTGATTGGGTTTGGAAAGGCTTTTACCTCCAATCACCTAGCATTCAACTCTCCTGTTGCTTTGGAGACCCAAACTGCTGACAAAAAGCGCCTTACTGACAGTGATCTTCTGCCTTCAAATCTTTGCCCTTCCATCCAGAGGAGCCACCCTGAACAGATCACACAGGTAACCAGGCTAGATGCCCACCCCACATGCTCCCTAGGATGTATGTTGGGAGGGCTTATGGCCAGCAAAAACTGAGATCCAACATCCAGTGGAACTTGCAACCTTTTGAATCTGGGGTTAAGTTGATGCACTCAATTTGCCAAAATGCCATGCTGCAACACACTACCCCATCATTGTACCTCCCAGCCCCTCTGCTCACATCTCCTAGGAAGAAGTATTCCCCTGATACACAAATAGAATAACTAAGGTCTGTAACTGGGGACCAAAAGTGGCAACTCACACTCCCTACAGGACTCAGGGACCAATGGCCGTTGTCTGGCCCTGGGACACCATCCCAGATCTGAGGAGAAAGGAGATGGCTAAGCCCTCCCAACACCTTACTGCCTTACTTGGGTTGTATTTCTGTCACTCTCTAAACTCAACCTATGACAATGGGGGATGGCCATCATTTCTTTGTGGAGAAATGTACAAGGCCAAGGTCCACAACTGAACAGCTTGGACACAAATTTCTCTATGCAGGGCAGGTGGAGGGGAGCTCAGGGGAAGCAGCTCTGCTAAGGGATCAGCCTGATGGGAGGCGTGGGAAATGTACTGTGAACTGACAAGAACAAATGTGAGGGACGATCAGGCTTACAGACAAAAGGAAACAAGCATTAACAAGTACCTACTGTGTACCTGGAGCTTTCATTGGTATTTTCTCACTTAATCGTCACAATACAATTCTGTGGTATTAGCTCTAATTTACAGAAGAGGACGATGTGGACTTGGCAACGTCAAGTGCCTTCCTGATGGCTAGTAGGTGTTAGAACGGGTATTCAAATCTGGACCTTCTTGACCTTGGATTCAAAGCCTagagactggggatccctgggtggcgcggcggtttggcgcctgcctttggcccagggcgcgatcctgaagacccgggatcgaatcccacgtcgggctcccggtgcatggagcctgcttctccctctgcctgtgtcactgcctctctctctctctgactatcataaataaataaattaaaaaaaaaaaaaaacaaagcctagAGACTTAATCCTAAACCACTTCCTAGTACTTCAGTTTCTCTGCCTGCAAAGGAAGGgaatagggaaagaaaattatCCTAGCCTTTCCTGTAGGAGCTCCCAGAGAAGGTCCGTGAGTGGGGTTAGAGGGAAAGACGGGCTTAAAAGCAAGAGGATTCCACAGACAAAAATGTTTGGTTCTCTGTAATGGAAAATTTGGGAAAACCAGCTCTGGCCTAGAAAGGCTTAGCTGACCAGCCTCCTGCTACTATGAGGTCGGAATAGACAGCAGCCAGGGGGCCAAGGGACACAGGGACCTCAGGTGCCAGTATGGGGTCAAGTGCAGAGCAGGGGAGATTTGTCTATGGTTCtcctctggctctgctgcttgcTCCTCCTCCCAGGCCAGGGTGGCTCTGGCTGATAGCTGAAAGATACCCTCAAGGAGGCAGCCCTGACCTGGGGGAAGCGATGCCAAGCAGCAAAGAGCAGGATCAAACCTTGGAATGAAGACTGTCTCCTCCTTTTCAGGACTGAGTCATGAAGAAAGGGCCCTGGGCTATGTTCTAGTCCTGTCCTCACAGCCTGCTCCCAAGCCTACAGGGGCTCACCAATGCATGGGAAACAACTGTTGAGAGAGATTAGGTCTACCGGGAATGAGAAAGGCTGCCTTCCAGACAGTCCTCTAGATGAATCTAGGAGACCCCGAGCCACCGTGTGTCCTCCGGCAGCTCCAGCACTGGGACTGGGAGCTGGGAACTGGTCTCAGCCCTAGGCCTGTATAACCAGGCAAGAGTGAATGGGCAGGAAGGAGGCCAAGAAAcggaaatcaagaatcagagtgAGTCCACACATGGACCTAAGGAGAGACTCGAAGCCAAGTTTCCAGAAAACAATCAAAGGAGGGACTAGGAACTGGAGCCTGGGGCCAGAAGCTAGGCTGCCTTATTACCTAAGCATAGGGCCACCTTCTCTTCCCGATTAATAGGGGCTGGGAGACCCACCCAGGGACGAGGTCTAGCCCCCGATTTCCCTCAGAACTCCTCGGCAGAAGGCACTGACCATATCTAACCCTGATGGTCTGTTCTCAGGAGACCAAAAGACAACTTCTCTCTCCCCTGGGGCTGGCAACGGATTGGCCCTGAAGTCAAACCTACTGTGATCACCTGGTGTCACCCATCTCGACTCCGGGTCTGCCCAATCATGATGGAATTCTCTTGATTccggccacacacacacacacacacacacacacacacacactgcccgCCAGGACGGCCCCAGAGGTAGGGAATGTGTTCAGTTCCAGGTGGCGGGCCTTTGCTCCCCTGGCGGCTGTACCAGCCCCATTCAGCCCTGGGCTCCCTCCCGCCCGTCCCGCCCCGTCCGCCCCGGGCAGCCGTCCAGAGGGCCAGCCTGGGAGGAAGGGTTAAGTGCCTGGGGGCCGGCCCAGACCGAGGCCGGGCCGGGCGCCTCCAGCCCGCGGCACGGAGGGCTCCTGCAGCACGAGCCCGCCAGCCGCCGCCTTTGTTGACGGACTCGGCCACATGCTCGGCTGACACGCGATGCTCCGCCCCGGCGGGGCTGGTGCCAGGCTGCCGGCCAAGCGCGGGCCGCCCGTCTGGAGAGACTCTCCGAGGTCCGCTCTCCAGAGTCCCGGGTCCCGGTTCCCAGACAGAGACAATGAGGAGCAGCCTCCCCAGCTGGAAAGTGTCAGGTTACAACCGGTTCCACCACTTTCCCCCACTCAGGCCCATCCCTCGGCGGCCTCGGTTACCCGGCTCCCACGGCACCTCAGcccggcgccccccaccccccaactggCCGGTTTCAAAGCGGCTCCCTGGGAATCTTCCCCTGAGGTCCACGAGGGGCGATCTCCCCACCTGGCCTCGGGCAGACGCGGTGTGGCAGATGAGGCTGCGGAAGCCACCCATTCCCCAGGAGAGATCGGGGCTTTCCTGCCCCAGGTGGGACGAACCGCTCTTAGAAGCCTGAGCCCAGAGGCGGCAGGTAACCCACTTGGAGCTCTGAGAGGGCAGGAGTGCTCGGACAGTTGGGCCCACCCAGTTCACCGGAACCACAGCAGCCCAGGCCAagaccccgggaccatgcccttGGGGTCCCGGCAGACACGGAGTGGCTGAGGCAGGTCCtggtccacccccaccccccagccccagaaGACTCTCCTCCCgccccagcccagctcccagctcccatgCCTACTTGCTGCATGTGAAGCCGATGGAACTGGTCTGCAATGCACTGAAGCTTTCGGGCAATCTGTACCTCTGCTCGATGTTGCCACTGCCCTTCCGGGGGCTGCTCGAGGAGAGGCAAGCCTGCAGGGAaactggcagggagagggagccgGTAGCCAGCGTTGCCTGCGAAGACAGAGGGCCCACATCTCAGCGTTCTCCACAACTCCACTATCCACCCCGAGGTGCCTGACGCTCCCTGCTGAGACCTGGGGCCGAGGCCTTCATCGGGGCACTCTGCCAGGTTTGGACAGACAGATCTGCTGGCTGCCCAGGCGTCTAAAAGCTGCCGTTCAGAGAACGGGAGGGAATGGTCCCAGCCTTCCCTGTAGTTCTCCATTCACAGGCAGTGCCAGGGTACAAGTAGTATGTGTGGGTGAACCTGCCAGCCTTCTGTCTTTATTTACCAAGCTATGCTTgaccacaatttatttttcatgcagTAGCAGGTTGAAGCTCTTCTCTGGAAAAGCACCGGAGGCAGCTCTCCAGAGTTCCTGGGTTGAGCAAagcaaggcagagaaagagaaaaccaaaatgtGCCTTCACTTTTTCGTCTGGCTGGGCCCAGGTCCCACAGCTCGGGACAATGGTACTAAAACTAGGGAGAGCAAACTCTTCAGACCCACTGGATAGCCAAGTTCCTCTCTGGAGGAGCCCCAGGCCAGACCGCAAGAGCTAGAGACCAGCGCTGCACCCTACCCCAGTGCTGGCAGTCGAGCTGCCGCTAGgggtgcctgcctgcctgccttcttcctctgttccttcttCCCTGCCGGCCTTATCCATCTCCTCAAACTCCAAAAAGAACTGCAGGGCAGCTCCCTCTGGGAATAACTGCAGCGTCTTCTCAATATGCTCCATCAGACATAGCAAGTTCGCCTCCaagcccttcccctccctccataAGCTATTGTgctaaaagaagaaagcagactAAGTGTCTAACCCTGTCCCTTTGCCAGAGGAGGGCATGTTACTCATAAAGCAAACCATTTAAGCCCACAAATGAAGGGGTCTTGTCTGATTGAGCCTTGGAAACAGCCCCTCTACTGGCATCGAGCCCCGGCAGGCCCAACCTCTTTCTCTAGTTCCCCTTCCAAGCACAGAAAGTCCCAAGTGACACCTTCTGCCTTCAGGAATCTTCCCCTCCCAGAAAGGGCCGGGTTTTTCCCTTCAGTGTCAACAGCGATTCACACAGATCTCCCAACCTTCACTGGGGCCACATTGGCCAATTTACAAAAGGCATATCACTCCCAGGACACAAAAGGCTGGGCCGCTCAACGGGCCACAGGATGTAAAACTCAAGGCCCAGGTACCACTCTCCTATCCCAAAAGGTACCACAGACCCAAGGATCCCTGCAGAAACGGACAAAAAGGCAGAAATGATGGCAGGCATAGCAATTTGCCCTTCTCAGTGCCTAAGGAGCACAGGTGAAGAGCAATGACAAGCAGAGAAGCAGAATGACAAGAATCGAGGAATCAATAGCCCCTGCTGTtcaatttggggaaggaaataacaaagtgCACGTTTGGGGAGGGGAAGTCCCCTCTTTTCCCCCAGTCTCTATGGGAGGAGTCCTGAGGCTAAGAGCACTCACCATAAAAGAGTCGCTGGGGCTCTTCGGTCACCCCACAAGGCAGCATGACACCCTGACTTGGGGAGGCCGGACTGAGGGTCTGGGTGGCCTTGTCTTCCTGGCTGGTGGGTCGAAGCCCAGGGCCACAGCAGTGGGTGAGAGGGAAGAGATGCAGACGGCTGAGGGGGCAGTCCAGCTGGCTCTGGGCAAACAGGTCAGCAGAGAGCAAGCTCCCAGGCTGGGTCCCCGGCTCCCCATCCTCTGGCTGGAACACATCATCCTCCAGCTCCTCCACACACTGAGGCGGCTCCATCTCCCCTGTTAGAGCACAATGCAGGCCTCTGGGATGCTGCTTCTACCCAGGCCAAAGCTGAGGGattcccctccccttttttctttcctgcttccccTTCTTATTTGGGTGAGTAGGGCCAGGTACTGATGACAGACAACTGGTGATAAAGTACTACCAAGGATGACACCCGCCCCAAAGGCTGAGGACAGCCTCACTGCTCCATACCTCTTCCCTGGGCCTTCTGGGAGCCACCCCCCACCTTGGTCT of the Canis lupus familiaris isolate Mischka breed German Shepherd chromosome 30, alternate assembly UU_Cfam_GSD_1.0, whole genome shotgun sequence genome contains:
- the BMF gene encoding bcl-2-modifying factor; amino-acid sequence: MEPPQCVEELEDDVFQPEDGEPGTQPGSLLSADLFAQSQLDCPLSRLHLFPLTHCCGPGLRPTSQEDKATQTLSPASPSQGVMLPCGVTEEPQRLFYGNAGYRLPLPASFPAGLPLLEQPPEGQWQHRAEVQIARKLQCIADQFHRLHMQQHQQNQNRVWWQILLFLHNLALNADENRNGAGPR